A genomic region of Bradyrhizobium sp. ORS 278 contains the following coding sequences:
- a CDS encoding DUF4240 domain-containing protein yields the protein MTAPAMPADQFWSIIGQTEAASGDDPAAQCEALAAALRGLPLDQIIGFEVAFRRYLNQAYSWNLWGAAHVIHGGCSDDGFEYFRRWLVTRGQDVYEAAMADPDSLARFDGAAGPEGAWDFEEIYYVANQVFREKGGEGDVRDHSEPEAGLGGPEPSGDPFEEDEAHLAARYPKLWQRFGESPL from the coding sequence GTGACTGCGCCAGCCATGCCAGCCGATCAGTTCTGGTCGATCATCGGACAGACGGAGGCCGCATCGGGCGATGATCCTGCCGCGCAGTGCGAGGCGCTCGCCGCGGCGTTGCGTGGGCTGCCGCTGGATCAGATCATCGGCTTCGAGGTGGCCTTCCGCCGCTATCTCAATCAGGCCTACAGCTGGAACCTCTGGGGCGCTGCCCATGTCATCCACGGCGGCTGCTCGGACGACGGCTTCGAGTATTTTCGCCGTTGGCTCGTGACGCGCGGGCAGGATGTCTATGAGGCCGCCATGGCTGATCCGGACAGTCTGGCCCGGTTCGATGGCGCCGCAGGACCTGAGGGTGCCTGGGATTTCGAGGAGATCTATTACGTCGCCAATCAGGTGTTCCGGGAGAAGGGCGGGGAGGGCGACGTGCGCGACCATTCCGAGCCGGAGGCCGGGCTCGGCGGACCAGAACCGAGCGGGGATCCGTTCGAAGAGGACGAGGCGCATCTGGCCGCTCGCTATCCGAAGCTGTGGCAGCGCTTCGGGGAGAGCCCGCTGTGA